Proteins found in one Lycium ferocissimum isolate CSIRO_LF1 chromosome 6, AGI_CSIRO_Lferr_CH_V1, whole genome shotgun sequence genomic segment:
- the LOC132059993 gene encoding myosin-binding protein 3-like isoform X1, with protein MAANKFATMLHKNTNKITLILIYAILEWTLIILLLLNSLFSYMIIKFADYFGLKPPCPLCSRVDHLFDHQKTKTLNKNHLCEAHNTEIAKLGFCSNHQKLVESQDMCEDCLSSQPDFRGVSEDLALFELIKNGKEVNVENCEVSLKCSCCGVNLERKFSTTTNYILIKPCFDDLGYAQKGNLVVESVDDENKCDDLDKERSDLAIESCRNEEKISLSDDLNKERSDFSINSCGNEEKNDLSDDLDKERSDIAIESFGNEEKINLCDDLDKERSDFAIESSGNEEKTSLCDDLDKERSDFVIESCGNEEKTNLSDDLVVEGVTDCIEENCRERIMKDQAVQVCLTDDLSFEFSPQHLDFVIECSGHKLIPIELIDSTTEDDHRKNQETDENRQKNDDEVSLDTMEQVNEEVEVVVENKVAEVEEETIVSFLDSMKMKKDENGLVLNEQFDNIQLHQGPSRDNVQIVAESVREEEGLDVSPVSEEVSQMAPINETDAEVSIGNEIPDMDLSDEIPCQVALDTCTHEEPSTSFAHFHEVDRHGPEEDQEKLLELKLVSVEFDERVMDNQSSISSKLNEIEEDKVPETPTSIDSFQQLHKKLLLLEKKDFGTESLDGSVVSELEGGDTVSTIEHLKSALTAERKALHALYTELEEERSASAVAANQTIAMINKLQEEKSAMQMEALQYQRMMEEQSEYDQEALQLLNELMVKREKEKQELEKELEVCRKRLLEYEAKEKTTRMLKSRSKDSSARSGFSSATEDSEELSIDLNKEVKEDESFYGHQECEDDKVRVDAVLELEESFVDFEEERMSILEQLKMLEEKLITIDDEDVRPMEDSYRENGDHKEEISHLNGEINDRANCFLSEMNGKLIVNAEGKGLLPLFDDAMSDENGDVMLNGHENGFHSDVDNKKLDVEEELDHLHERLQALEADREFLKNCVSSLKKGDKGMDLLHEILQHLRDLKNVDLRERSSCNGLIL; from the exons ATGGCTGCTAACAAGTTTGCAACCATGTTACACAAAAACACCAACAAGATCACACTTATTCTTATCTATGCAATCTTAGAATGGACTCTAATAATTCTACTTCTTCTCaactctctcttctcttacaTGATCATCAAATTTGCTGATTATTTTGGCCTAAAACCACCTTGTCCATTGTGTTCTAGAGTTGATCATCTATTTGATCATCAAAAGACTAAAACTCTGAACAAAAATCATCTCTGTGAAGCTCATAACACTGAGATTGCCAAATTGGGATTTTGTTCAAATCATCAGAAGTTGGTTGAATCTCAAGATATGTGTGAGGATTGCTTGTCCTCACAACCCGATTTTCGTGGTGTTTCGGAGGATTTAGCTTTGTTTGAATTGATCAAGAATGGTAAGGAAGTTAATGTGGAGAATTGTGAAGtgagtttgaagtgttcttgttGTGGTGTGAACTTGGAGAGAAAATTTTCAACTACTACTAATTATATTTTGATTAAGccttgttttgatgatttgggaTATGCCCAAAAAGGAAATTTGGTTGTTGAGTCAGTAGATGATGAGAACAAATGTGATGATTTGGATAAAGAAAGATCAGATCTTGCTATAGAAAGTTGTCGAAATGAAGAAAAGATTAGTCTTTCTGATGATTTGAATAAAGAAAGATCAGATTTTTCCATAAATAGCTGTGggaatgaagaaaagaatgatctTTCTGATGATTTGGATAAAGAAAGATCAGATATTGCAATTGAAAGctttggaaatgaagaaaagattAATCTTTGTGATGATTTGGATAAAGAAAGATCAGATTTTGCTATTGAAAGCTctggaaatgaagaaaagacTAGTCTTTGTGATGATTTGGATAAAGAAAGATCAGATTTTGTTATTGAAAGCTGTGGAAACGAAGAAAAGACTAATCTTTCTGATGATTTGGTTGTTGAAGGAGTAACAGATTGCATAGAGGAGAACTGTAGAGAAAGGATAATGAAAGATCAAGCTGTTCAAGTTTGTTTGACAGATgacttatcttttgaattttctCCTCAGCACTTGGATTTTGTTATTGAATGTAGTGGTCATAAGTTGATTCCTATTGAATTGATTGATTCAACAACTGAGGATGATCATAGAAAAAACCAAGAGACGGACGAAAATCGTCAAAAGAATGATGATGAAGTCAGTTTGGACACTATGGAACAAGTCAATGAAGAAGTTGAAGTGGTTGTAGAGAACAAAGTTGCAGAAGTAGAAGAAGAGACAATAGTTTCATTTCTTGATTCCATGAAGatgaaaaaagatgaaaatggtTTGGTTCTTAATGAACAATTTGACAATATTCAATTGCACCAAGGACCTTCCAGAGATAACGTTCAAATTGTGGCTGAAAGTGTAAGGGAAGAAGAAGGTTTAGATGTTTCACCAG TTTCAGAAGAGGTTTCCCAAATGGCACCAATTAATGAAACTGATGCAGAAGTGTCAATTGGAAATGAGATTCCTGATATGGATCTCTCAGATGAGATTCCATGTCAAGTAGCTCTTGATACATGTACACATGAAGAACCTTCCACAAGTTTTGCCCATTTCCATGAAGTTGATCGACATG GTCCtgaagaagatcaagaaaaacTATTAGAACTGAAATTAGTATCAGTTGAGTTTGATGAGCGTGTGATGGACAACCAATCATCTATCTCTTCAAAACTGAATGAGATTGAAGAAGATAAAGTTCCAGAAACGCCAACTTCTATCGATAGCTTCCAACAGTTACATAAGAAATTACTGCTCCTTGAGAAGAAAGATTTTGGAACTGAGTCTTTGGATGGGAGTGTGGTTAGTGAGTTAGAAGGCGGAGATACAGTTTCAACGATCGAACACTTGAAATCAGCATTAACTGCTGAGAGAAAGGCTCTACACGCTTTGTATACGGAGTTAGAAGAAGAGAGGAGTGCTTCTGCTGTGGCTGCTAATCAAACAATAGCTATGATAAATAAGCTTCAAGAAGAAAAATCAGCAATGCAGATGGAAGCTTTGCAATACCAACGAATGATGGAAGAACAATCGGAGTATGATCAAGAAGCGTTGCAACTACTGAACGAGCTCATGGTAAAAAGGGAGAAGGAAAAACAAGAGCTTGAGAAAGAATTGGAAGTATGTAGGAAAAGGTTATTGGAATATGAAGCAAAAGAAAAGACGACGAGGATGTTGAAGAGTAGAAGCAAGGATAGTAGTGCACGAAGCGGATTTTCATCAGCCACAGAGGACAGTGAGGAGTTGTCTATTGATTTGAATAAAGAAGTAAAGGAAGATGAAAGCTTTTATGGTCATCAAGAATGTGAGGATGATAAAGTTCGTGTCGATGCTGTTCTAGAATTGGAAGAATCGTTTGTTGATTTCGAGGAAGAGAGGATGTCGATTCTTGAGCAGCTAAAGATGTTGGAAGAAAAACTTATTACTATAGATGATGAGGATGTTAGGCCAATGGAAGATTCATATAGAGAGAATGGAGATCATAAAGAGGAAATTTCTCATTTAAATGGAGAGATAAATGATCGTGCCAACTGTTTTTTGAGTGAAATGAATGGGAAACTAATTGTCAATGCAGAGGGAAAGGGGCTTCTTCCACTTTTTGATGATGCAATGAGCGACGAAAATGGAGATGTTATGCTAAATGGCCATGAAAATGGATTCCATTCCGATGTGGATAACAAGAAGCTAGATGTGGAAGAGGAGTTGGATCATCTACATGAAAGGCTACAAGCTCTTGAGGCAGATAGGGAGTTCCTAAAGAACTGCGTTAGTTCATTGAAGAAAGGCGATAAAGGGATGGATCTTCTTCATGAGATCTTACAACATCTTCGTGATCTAAAAAACGTTGATCTTCGTGAAAGGAGCTCATGTAATGGTCTCATATTATAG
- the LOC132059993 gene encoding myosin-binding protein 1-like isoform X2 has product MAANKFATMLHKNTNKITLILIYAILEWTLIILLLLNSLFSYMIIKFADYFGLKPPCPLCSRVDHLFDHQKTKTLNKNHLCEAHNTEIAKLGFCSNHQKLVESQDMCEDCLSSQPDFRGVSEDLALFELIKNGKEVNVENCEVSLKCSCCGVNLERKFSTTTNYILIKPCFDDLGYAQKGNLVVESVDDENKCDDLDKERSDLAIESCRNEEKISLSDDLNKERSDFSINSCGNEEKNDLSDDLDKERSDIAIESFGNEEKINLCDDLDKERSDFAIESSGNEEKTSLCDDLDKERSDFVIESCGNEEKTNLSDDLVVEGVTDCIEENCRERIMKDQAVQVCLTDDLSFEFSPQHLDFVIECSGHKLIPIELIDSTTEDDHRKNQETDENRQKNDDEVSLDTMEQVNEEVEVVVENKVAEVEEETIVSFLDSMKMKKDENGLVLNEQFDNIQLHQGPSRDNVQIVAESVREEEGLDVSPEEVSQMAPINETDAEVSIGNEIPDMDLSDEIPCQVALDTCTHEEPSTSFAHFHEVDRHGPEEDQEKLLELKLVSVEFDERVMDNQSSISSKLNEIEEDKVPETPTSIDSFQQLHKKLLLLEKKDFGTESLDGSVVSELEGGDTVSTIEHLKSALTAERKALHALYTELEEERSASAVAANQTIAMINKLQEEKSAMQMEALQYQRMMEEQSEYDQEALQLLNELMVKREKEKQELEKELEVCRKRLLEYEAKEKTTRMLKSRSKDSSARSGFSSATEDSEELSIDLNKEVKEDESFYGHQECEDDKVRVDAVLELEESFVDFEEERMSILEQLKMLEEKLITIDDEDVRPMEDSYRENGDHKEEISHLNGEINDRANCFLSEMNGKLIVNAEGKGLLPLFDDAMSDENGDVMLNGHENGFHSDVDNKKLDVEEELDHLHERLQALEADREFLKNCVSSLKKGDKGMDLLHEILQHLRDLKNVDLRERSSCNGLIL; this is encoded by the exons ATGGCTGCTAACAAGTTTGCAACCATGTTACACAAAAACACCAACAAGATCACACTTATTCTTATCTATGCAATCTTAGAATGGACTCTAATAATTCTACTTCTTCTCaactctctcttctcttacaTGATCATCAAATTTGCTGATTATTTTGGCCTAAAACCACCTTGTCCATTGTGTTCTAGAGTTGATCATCTATTTGATCATCAAAAGACTAAAACTCTGAACAAAAATCATCTCTGTGAAGCTCATAACACTGAGATTGCCAAATTGGGATTTTGTTCAAATCATCAGAAGTTGGTTGAATCTCAAGATATGTGTGAGGATTGCTTGTCCTCACAACCCGATTTTCGTGGTGTTTCGGAGGATTTAGCTTTGTTTGAATTGATCAAGAATGGTAAGGAAGTTAATGTGGAGAATTGTGAAGtgagtttgaagtgttcttgttGTGGTGTGAACTTGGAGAGAAAATTTTCAACTACTACTAATTATATTTTGATTAAGccttgttttgatgatttgggaTATGCCCAAAAAGGAAATTTGGTTGTTGAGTCAGTAGATGATGAGAACAAATGTGATGATTTGGATAAAGAAAGATCAGATCTTGCTATAGAAAGTTGTCGAAATGAAGAAAAGATTAGTCTTTCTGATGATTTGAATAAAGAAAGATCAGATTTTTCCATAAATAGCTGTGggaatgaagaaaagaatgatctTTCTGATGATTTGGATAAAGAAAGATCAGATATTGCAATTGAAAGctttggaaatgaagaaaagattAATCTTTGTGATGATTTGGATAAAGAAAGATCAGATTTTGCTATTGAAAGCTctggaaatgaagaaaagacTAGTCTTTGTGATGATTTGGATAAAGAAAGATCAGATTTTGTTATTGAAAGCTGTGGAAACGAAGAAAAGACTAATCTTTCTGATGATTTGGTTGTTGAAGGAGTAACAGATTGCATAGAGGAGAACTGTAGAGAAAGGATAATGAAAGATCAAGCTGTTCAAGTTTGTTTGACAGATgacttatcttttgaattttctCCTCAGCACTTGGATTTTGTTATTGAATGTAGTGGTCATAAGTTGATTCCTATTGAATTGATTGATTCAACAACTGAGGATGATCATAGAAAAAACCAAGAGACGGACGAAAATCGTCAAAAGAATGATGATGAAGTCAGTTTGGACACTATGGAACAAGTCAATGAAGAAGTTGAAGTGGTTGTAGAGAACAAAGTTGCAGAAGTAGAAGAAGAGACAATAGTTTCATTTCTTGATTCCATGAAGatgaaaaaagatgaaaatggtTTGGTTCTTAATGAACAATTTGACAATATTCAATTGCACCAAGGACCTTCCAGAGATAACGTTCAAATTGTGGCTGAAAGTGTAAGGGAAGAAGAAGGTTTAGATGTTTCACCAG AAGAGGTTTCCCAAATGGCACCAATTAATGAAACTGATGCAGAAGTGTCAATTGGAAATGAGATTCCTGATATGGATCTCTCAGATGAGATTCCATGTCAAGTAGCTCTTGATACATGTACACATGAAGAACCTTCCACAAGTTTTGCCCATTTCCATGAAGTTGATCGACATG GTCCtgaagaagatcaagaaaaacTATTAGAACTGAAATTAGTATCAGTTGAGTTTGATGAGCGTGTGATGGACAACCAATCATCTATCTCTTCAAAACTGAATGAGATTGAAGAAGATAAAGTTCCAGAAACGCCAACTTCTATCGATAGCTTCCAACAGTTACATAAGAAATTACTGCTCCTTGAGAAGAAAGATTTTGGAACTGAGTCTTTGGATGGGAGTGTGGTTAGTGAGTTAGAAGGCGGAGATACAGTTTCAACGATCGAACACTTGAAATCAGCATTAACTGCTGAGAGAAAGGCTCTACACGCTTTGTATACGGAGTTAGAAGAAGAGAGGAGTGCTTCTGCTGTGGCTGCTAATCAAACAATAGCTATGATAAATAAGCTTCAAGAAGAAAAATCAGCAATGCAGATGGAAGCTTTGCAATACCAACGAATGATGGAAGAACAATCGGAGTATGATCAAGAAGCGTTGCAACTACTGAACGAGCTCATGGTAAAAAGGGAGAAGGAAAAACAAGAGCTTGAGAAAGAATTGGAAGTATGTAGGAAAAGGTTATTGGAATATGAAGCAAAAGAAAAGACGACGAGGATGTTGAAGAGTAGAAGCAAGGATAGTAGTGCACGAAGCGGATTTTCATCAGCCACAGAGGACAGTGAGGAGTTGTCTATTGATTTGAATAAAGAAGTAAAGGAAGATGAAAGCTTTTATGGTCATCAAGAATGTGAGGATGATAAAGTTCGTGTCGATGCTGTTCTAGAATTGGAAGAATCGTTTGTTGATTTCGAGGAAGAGAGGATGTCGATTCTTGAGCAGCTAAAGATGTTGGAAGAAAAACTTATTACTATAGATGATGAGGATGTTAGGCCAATGGAAGATTCATATAGAGAGAATGGAGATCATAAAGAGGAAATTTCTCATTTAAATGGAGAGATAAATGATCGTGCCAACTGTTTTTTGAGTGAAATGAATGGGAAACTAATTGTCAATGCAGAGGGAAAGGGGCTTCTTCCACTTTTTGATGATGCAATGAGCGACGAAAATGGAGATGTTATGCTAAATGGCCATGAAAATGGATTCCATTCCGATGTGGATAACAAGAAGCTAGATGTGGAAGAGGAGTTGGATCATCTACATGAAAGGCTACAAGCTCTTGAGGCAGATAGGGAGTTCCTAAAGAACTGCGTTAGTTCATTGAAGAAAGGCGATAAAGGGATGGATCTTCTTCATGAGATCTTACAACATCTTCGTGATCTAAAAAACGTTGATCTTCGTGAAAGGAGCTCATGTAATGGTCTCATATTATAG
- the LOC132059992 gene encoding putative clathrin assembly protein At2g01600: MGTLQSWRKAYGALKDHTTVGLAHVNSDFKDVDVAIVKATNHVECPPKDRHLRKILVYTSAMRPRADVAYCIHALARRLAKTHNWTVALKTLIVIHRTLREGDPTFREELLNFQQRGRVLQMSNFKDDSSPIAWDCSGWVRTYALFLEERLECFRVLKYDIEGERLPKASQGQEKGYSRTRELPSDELLEQLPALQQLLYRLIGCRPEGAANGNYVIQYALALVLKESFKIYCAINDGIINLIDKFFDMPRHEAIKALDIYKRAGQQAMNLSDFYEVCKGLELARNFQFPVLREPPQSFLVTMEEYIKEAPRIVSVPMETLDYPERLMLTYKQEDEPSASEDAQDSANETPPPPSDDAVVSTTEAPAPSPPVPPPPSTETDDLLGLNAPTTAYASAIEDSNALALAIVPSGTTPNAAQPKDFDPTGWELALVTTPSSDLSAAQERQLAGGLDTLTLSSLYDEGAYRASQRPVYGQPAPNPFEVADPFAMSSTMAPPPSVQMATTPQHQMNPFGPFEPAYPQPQNPMMNPHNPFGDAGFSAFPANHVAHPQTTNPFGNTGLI; the protein is encoded by the exons ATGGGTACGCTTCAAAGTTGGAGAAAAGCATATGGTGCTCTTAAAGACCATACAACTGTTGGTCTTGCCCATGTTAATAGCGATTTTAAG GATGTGGATGTGGCGATCGTTAAAGCTACAAATCATGTTGAGTGTCCACCCAAAGACAGGCATCTTAGAA AAATTTTGGTTTATACATCAGCGATGCGACCTCGTGCTGATGTTGCGTACTGCATACATGCACTTGCGAGGCGATTGGCAAAGACACATAATTGGACG gTAGCACTGAAGACGTTGATAGTAATCCACAGAACATTGAGGGAAGGTGATCCAACATTTAGAGAGGAACTATTGAATTTCCAACAGAGAGGACGCGTTCTTCAAATGTCCAATTTCAAGGATGATTCAAGCCCAATTG CTTGGGACTGCTCTGGCTGGGTACGAACATATGCACTGTTTCTGGAAGAGAGGCTTGAATGCTTTAGGGTTCTGAAGTATGATATTGAAGGGGAGCGCCTTCCTAAAGCTTCCCAAGGGCAAGAAAAG GGATACAGCAGAACTAGGGAGTTGCCCAGTGACGAACTTTTGGAACAGTTGCCTGCTTTGCAGCAGTTGTTGTATCGTCTTATCGGAtgtcgg CCTGAGGGAGCAGCAAATGGAAATTACGTGATACAATATGCCCTTGCCCTG GTCCTCAAGGAGAGCTTCAAAATCTATTGTGCTATAAATGATGGAATAATTAATCTTATTGACAAG TTTTTTGACATGCCAAGACATGAAGCTATTAAGGCCCTTGATATCTACAAAAGAGCTGGCCAGCAG GCCATGAACCTCTCCGACTTTTATGAGGTTTGCAAAGGATTGGAACTAGCCAGGAACTTTCAGTTTCCCGTGTTGAGAGAG CCTCCTCAATCCTTCCTTGTGACCATGGAAGAGTATATAAAAGAAGCACCCCGGATAGTCTCTGTGCCAATGGAAACTCTG GACTATCCGGAGAGGCTTATGCttacttataaacaagaggatGAACCTTCAGCTTCTGAAGATGCTCAAGATTCAGCTAACGAAACCCCACCTCCGCCTTCAGACGATGCTGTTGTTTCAACCACTGAGGCTCCTGCTCCTTCCCCGCCTGTGCCTCCGCCTCCAAGCACTGAAACTGACGATTTACTG GGGCTAAATGCACCAACAACTGCTTATGCATCAGCAATTGAGGATAGCAATGCTTTGGCTTTGGCAATAGTTCCATCTG GGACAACACCAAATGCTGCTCAGCCAAAAGATTTTGATCCTACTGGATGGGAACTTGCCCTGGTCACTACTCCCAGTAGCGACTTATCTGCAGCTCAGGAGAGACAATTG GCTGGCGGATTGGACACCCTCACGCTCAGTAGTTTGTATGATGAGGGAGCATATAGAGCATCTCAACGACCAGTGTATGGACAACCAGCCCCTAATCCATTTGAAGTTGCCGATCCATTTGCCATGTCTAGCACCATGGCTCCCCCTCCATCGGTGCAAATGGCTACAACGCCTCAGCATCAAATGAATCCTTTTGGACCAtttgaacctgcctatccaCAACCCCAAAATCCAATGATGAATCCCCACAATCCTTTTGGTGATGCAGGGTTTAGTGCATTTCCTGCCAATCATGTTGCTCATCCACAAACAACCAATCCTTTTGGAAACACCGGTCTCATATAA